In one Haloplanus salinus genomic region, the following are encoded:
- a CDS encoding nucleotide-binding protein, protein MVEAFAVASGKGGTGKTTSTLALGMALAEDHDVTVVDADTGMANLLFHAGLDDATVTLHDLLVGEEDAAVPDAVYERFGMKVVPCGTSLAAFRAADPERLRDVVAELAADTDVLLLDSPAALGSKSAVLPIVLADRTMIVLQPTIPALSDGLKVQEYARSYGTETAGTLFNRVRDDEGVDRVAEQADRYFGGETLGVIPESDAARAARAAGEPLLAHAPDAPASQAFREAARRLDVRDGASGDVADRFRSAVVPEEI, encoded by the coding sequence ATGGTCGAGGCGTTCGCCGTGGCGAGCGGTAAGGGCGGGACGGGCAAGACGACGAGCACGCTCGCGCTGGGGATGGCGCTCGCCGAGGACCACGACGTGACGGTCGTCGACGCCGACACCGGGATGGCGAACCTCCTCTTTCACGCCGGCCTCGACGACGCGACGGTGACGCTGCACGACCTGCTGGTCGGGGAGGAGGACGCCGCCGTCCCCGACGCAGTCTACGAGCGCTTCGGAATGAAGGTCGTCCCCTGCGGGACGAGCCTGGCGGCCTTTCGAGCCGCTGACCCCGAGCGCCTGCGGGACGTGGTGGCGGAACTCGCCGCCGATACGGACGTACTCCTGCTCGACTCGCCGGCGGCGCTGGGGTCGAAAAGCGCCGTCCTGCCTATCGTGCTCGCGGACCGGACGATGATCGTGCTCCAGCCGACGATTCCGGCGCTCTCCGACGGGCTCAAAGTACAGGAGTACGCCCGCTCGTACGGGACGGAGACGGCGGGGACGCTGTTCAACCGCGTCCGTGACGACGAGGGAGTCGACCGCGTCGCCGAGCAGGCGGACCGCTACTTCGGCGGGGAGACGCTTGGGGTAATCCCGGAGAGCGACGCGGCCCGTGCGGCCCGGGCGGCGGGGGAGCCCCTCCTGGCGCACGCACCGGATGCGCCCGCGTCGCAGGCGTTCCGCGAGGCGGCGAGACGACTCGACGTGCGCGACGGGGCGAGCGGCGACGTGGCCGACCGCTTCCGGAGCGCCGTCGTCCCCGAAGAGATATGA
- a CDS encoding HalOD1 output domain-containing protein: MQNSHTGSDRSSPNGGSEDGVYVVNYYETSDIELSVTVVHAVLEVTGADPTDVNLNAVVQPDALNRIFNPKHDGEPREGGRIEFDLAGCHVTVTGDGEVRVDPDS, from the coding sequence ATGCAAAATTCACACACAGGATCTGATCGCTCGTCGCCGAACGGCGGCTCCGAGGACGGGGTGTACGTCGTCAACTACTACGAGACCAGCGACATCGAACTGAGCGTCACCGTCGTCCACGCGGTTCTCGAAGTGACGGGGGCGGACCCGACCGACGTGAACCTCAACGCAGTCGTCCAACCGGACGCGCTGAACCGCATCTTCAACCCCAAACACGACGGCGAACCCCGCGAGGGCGGGCGGATCGAGTTCGACCTCGCCGGGTGTCACGTGACCGTCACCGGCGACGGCGAGGTTCGAGTCGATCCCGATTCGTAG
- a CDS encoding DUF7504 family protein has translation MGGTNGDEGESNEWHGDSRPTATLLLDGDSASDAALDVAPESTNVLVVSVSRSVREVIEEWRRRAGTLPATLGVITYAEFDRSASAASSGTPSRQSLPGGDVTVTSMSDPGDLRRLGTAITLYLDDWVDADRKTLVYVDALDPFADAGGVETTFQFLHLLVRSVDQSAADVVVRLAPSTTDERTVNTYRPLFDRVVDATATPTLDDDERHALLSNGRRRFVLQSLVDQPTVGLDRLAARLARWENDTDEPTDTQRARAYTALASVHVPRLADAGIVTYDRSAERVRLAADNWSTDRLRRYLAAPLDDDR, from the coding sequence ATGGGGGGAACGAACGGCGACGAAGGCGAATCGAACGAGTGGCACGGCGACTCTCGACCGACCGCGACGTTGTTGCTCGACGGCGACTCGGCGTCCGACGCGGCGCTCGACGTGGCTCCCGAGTCCACGAACGTCCTCGTCGTCTCGGTGTCACGGTCGGTTCGAGAAGTGATCGAGGAGTGGCGACGGCGCGCGGGCACGCTGCCCGCTACGCTCGGGGTGATCACGTACGCGGAGTTCGACCGGTCGGCGTCGGCTGCGTCGAGCGGCACGCCGTCGCGCCAGTCGCTCCCCGGCGGCGACGTCACGGTCACGTCGATGTCGGACCCGGGCGACCTACGCCGACTCGGCACGGCGATCACGCTCTATCTCGACGACTGGGTCGACGCCGACCGGAAGACGCTCGTCTACGTCGACGCGCTCGACCCCTTCGCCGACGCGGGCGGCGTCGAAACCACGTTCCAGTTCCTCCACCTGCTGGTTCGGAGCGTCGATCAGTCGGCGGCCGACGTGGTCGTCCGGCTCGCCCCGTCGACGACCGACGAGCGCACGGTCAACACGTACCGCCCCCTGTTCGACCGGGTCGTCGACGCCACGGCGACGCCCACGCTCGACGACGACGAACGCCACGCCCTCCTGTCGAACGGTCGGCGTCGGTTCGTGTTGCAGTCGCTGGTCGACCAGCCGACGGTCGGGCTGGATCGACTCGCCGCTCGGCTCGCGCGCTGGGAGAACGACACCGACGAACCCACCGACACCCAGCGTGCCCGCGCCTACACCGCGCTGGCGTCCGTCCACGTCCCGCGGCTGGCCGACGCGGGCATCGTGACGTACGACCGGTCGGCCGAGCGGGTTCGACTCGCCGCCGACAACTGGTCTACCGACCGCCTCCGGCGGTATCTGGCGGCACCGCTCGACGACGACCGGTAA
- a CDS encoding S1C family serine protease: protein MSDQGASRRGVLRAGAIALTAGLAGCGSTAPATDGSPTADGSGTTETAAADATATGPTPYTRVYRAAIDSVLLVRTDQGGGTGWVYDDAHVVTNAHVVGEAATVDLRTRDGRWYTGEVVGADRNSDLAVIEAAALPDAATPLALAETPATIGQEVVAIGNPFDLDGSVTTGIVSGTDRSIPAPTGFSIPDAIQTDAAVNPGNSGGPLMSLDDRVLAVINSGGGDNIAFGISAALARRILPELIETGSYDHSFIGVAIDTVTPAVAEANGLTEPRGLLVVDVAPNGPAADALRPSEDAETVNGESYPVGGDVMLAIDGTRTETTEALGSYLALETSPGDTVSITVLRDGEERTVEVELGARPAQPS from the coding sequence ATGAGCGATCAGGGAGCGAGCCGGCGGGGAGTCCTCCGTGCCGGCGCCATCGCGCTGACCGCAGGGCTCGCGGGCTGTGGATCGACGGCACCGGCGACCGACGGGTCGCCCACTGCCGACGGAAGCGGCACGACCGAGACTGCGGCCGCCGACGCAACGGCGACCGGGCCGACCCCGTACACCCGCGTCTACCGCGCGGCCATCGACTCGGTGCTGCTCGTGCGGACCGACCAAGGCGGCGGCACGGGCTGGGTGTACGACGACGCCCACGTCGTCACCAACGCCCACGTCGTCGGCGAGGCGGCGACGGTCGACCTTCGCACCCGCGACGGGCGGTGGTACACGGGCGAGGTGGTCGGCGCCGACCGCAACAGCGACCTCGCAGTGATCGAGGCCGCCGCCCTACCGGACGCGGCGACGCCGCTCGCGCTCGCGGAGACGCCCGCAACCATCGGGCAGGAAGTCGTCGCCATCGGCAACCCGTTCGACCTCGACGGCTCTGTCACGACCGGCATCGTCAGCGGGACGGACCGCTCGATCCCGGCGCCGACGGGGTTCAGCATCCCCGACGCCATCCAGACGGACGCGGCGGTCAACCCCGGCAACAGCGGCGGGCCGCTGATGAGCCTCGACGACCGCGTGCTCGCCGTCATCAACTCCGGTGGCGGCGACAACATCGCGTTCGGCATCTCTGCCGCCCTCGCGCGTCGAATCCTCCCCGAACTGATCGAGACCGGGTCGTACGACCACTCGTTCATCGGCGTCGCCATCGATACGGTCACGCCGGCCGTCGCCGAGGCCAACGGGCTGACCGAGCCGCGGGGGCTGCTCGTGGTCGACGTGGCACCGAACGGTCCCGCGGCCGACGCCCTCCGGCCGAGCGAGGATGCCGAGACGGTGAACGGCGAGAGCTACCCCGTCGGCGGCGACGTGATGCTCGCCATCGACGGCACCCGGACGGAGACGACGGAGGCGCTCGGGAGCTACCTCGCCTTGGAGACCAGCCCCGGCGACACCGTCTCGATAACGGTGTTGCGGGACGGCGAGGAGCGGACCGTCGAGGTCGAACTCGGCGCACGGCCGGCGCAGCCGTCCTGA
- a CDS encoding DsbA family oxidoreductase, whose amino-acid sequence MSDTQARERITVYSDYVCPFCYLGRRSLDRYQDEREAELEIDWRPFDLRAGKRGPDGDIDHSVDDGKDEEYYDQARENVRRLREQYDAEMAQEIATDVDSRPAQVVSLQVKGSEPYGTWLAFDEAVFEALWVDGHDIGDRDVLVDCAEAAGLDAGVVDAARDDAALDSRIDDLFDAARGQGITGVPTFVFDGHAARGAVPPAQLRRLVEGN is encoded by the coding sequence ATGAGCGACACGCAAGCCCGCGAGCGCATCACCGTCTACTCCGACTACGTCTGCCCGTTCTGTTATCTCGGACGCCGGTCCCTCGACCGGTACCAGGACGAACGCGAGGCGGAACTGGAAATCGACTGGCGACCGTTCGACCTCCGCGCGGGGAAGCGCGGTCCGGACGGCGACATCGACCACTCCGTCGACGACGGGAAAGACGAGGAGTACTACGATCAGGCCCGCGAAAACGTCCGCCGCCTCCGCGAGCAGTACGACGCCGAGATGGCACAAGAGATCGCGACGGACGTGGATTCGCGGCCGGCGCAGGTCGTCTCACTGCAGGTGAAAGGGAGCGAGCCTTACGGGACGTGGCTAGCGTTCGACGAGGCGGTCTTCGAGGCGCTGTGGGTCGACGGCCACGACATCGGCGACCGAGACGTCCTCGTCGACTGCGCCGAGGCGGCGGGGCTCGACGCGGGCGTCGTCGACGCCGCCCGCGACGACGCGGCGCTCGACTCCCGGATCGACGACCTGTTCGACGCGGCGCGGGGGCAGGGGATCACCGGCGTCCCCACCTTCGTGTTCGACGGGCACGCGGCGCGGGGCGCGGTGCCGCCGGCGCAGTTGCGGCGACTGGTCGAGGGGAACTGA
- a CDS encoding halocyanin domain-containing protein, producing MLESERHTRRSVILSIGTLGLTALAGCSGSGGGGSEGDGGSGTAAETESGDGSGGGGTASFDGWMENVGNYDGVVDETGSDEVTVAVGADSNGGAYAFDPAAVRVSSGTTVVWEWTGQGSQHNVAANGGGFESQYAVEKGFTFEHTFSESGTYEYVCTPHQALGMRGVVVVE from the coding sequence ATGCTCGAATCAGAGCGCCACACACGTCGGTCGGTGATCCTGTCGATAGGGACGCTCGGCCTCACGGCCCTCGCCGGTTGTAGCGGCAGTGGCGGCGGCGGCAGCGAGGGCGACGGGGGCAGTGGCACGGCCGCGGAGACGGAGAGCGGCGACGGAAGCGGTGGCGGCGGCACCGCCAGCTTCGACGGCTGGATGGAGAACGTCGGCAACTACGACGGCGTCGTCGACGAGACGGGGAGCGACGAGGTGACCGTCGCCGTCGGCGCCGACAGCAACGGCGGCGCGTACGCGTTCGACCCGGCGGCAGTTCGAGTTTCGAGCGGTACGACCGTCGTCTGGGAGTGGACCGGGCAGGGCTCCCAGCACAACGTCGCCGCGAACGGCGGCGGCTTCGAGAGCCAATACGCCGTCGAAAAGGGGTTCACCTTCGAACACACGTTCTCGGAGTCGGGGACGTACGAGTACGTCTGCACGCCTCACCAGGCCCTCGGCATGAGAGGCGTCGTCGTCGTAGAGTGA
- a CDS encoding cryptochrome/photolyase family protein — MRLHWHRTDLRPSDNLALVTPDDDPVLPVYVFDPRVLEHAAPPRVAFVLDSLDALRNWYRQRESDLVVVRGHAPDELARLADDYDADSVSWAQAYSGLGRRRDDRVRERLADAGVDAHVVHDHLHHEPGSITTNKGEPYSVYSYFWKKWKDREKRASVQAPGADRLAAPGDDTPIPTLDDLGFDEPEADIPPGGYTAARHRLNDFCAEDIYRYDDARDDPAADATARLSAHLTYGTVGVRTLHDRVVRAREEAPDDAARESVETFRSELAWREFYHHVLYFNPEVVTENYRDYENPIEWREDSDALQAWQDGETGYPIVDAGMRQLRRDAWMHNRVRMIVASFLTKDLLLDWREGYDWFRRKLVDHNPANNNGGWQWAASTGTDAQPYFRIFNPMTQGERHDPDAEYIREYVPELRGVDADLIHDWHELSPTQRRRTAPEYPAPIVDHSERREQALAMFERARGEAD; from the coding sequence ATGCGCCTCCACTGGCACCGGACGGACCTTCGGCCGTCGGACAACCTCGCGCTGGTGACGCCCGACGACGATCCAGTTCTCCCAGTGTACGTCTTCGACCCGCGGGTTCTGGAGCACGCCGCGCCCCCACGTGTGGCCTTCGTCCTCGACAGTCTCGACGCCCTCCGGAACTGGTACCGCCAGCGCGAGAGCGACTTGGTGGTCGTCCGCGGTCACGCTCCCGACGAACTCGCCCGGCTCGCCGACGACTACGACGCGGACAGCGTGTCGTGGGCGCAGGCCTACTCCGGGCTGGGCCGTCGCCGGGACGACCGGGTGCGGGAGCGACTCGCCGACGCGGGTGTCGACGCCCACGTCGTCCACGACCACCTCCATCACGAACCGGGATCGATCACGACGAACAAAGGCGAGCCGTACTCGGTCTACAGCTACTTCTGGAAGAAGTGGAAGGACCGCGAGAAGCGGGCGTCCGTGCAGGCGCCGGGCGCGGACCGCCTCGCCGCCCCCGGCGATGACACCCCGATCCCGACCCTCGACGACCTGGGGTTCGACGAGCCGGAGGCCGACATCCCCCCCGGCGGCTACACGGCGGCCCGACACCGCCTCAACGACTTCTGCGCCGAGGACATCTACCGTTACGACGACGCCCGCGACGACCCGGCGGCCGACGCCACGGCCCGGCTCTCGGCGCACCTGACCTACGGCACCGTCGGGGTGCGCACCCTCCACGACCGGGTCGTCCGCGCCCGCGAGGAGGCGCCCGACGACGCCGCCCGCGAGTCGGTCGAGACGTTCCGCAGTGAACTCGCGTGGCGGGAGTTCTACCACCACGTCCTCTACTTCAACCCGGAGGTGGTCACGGAGAACTACCGCGACTACGAGAACCCAATCGAGTGGCGCGAGGACTCCGACGCCCTGCAGGCGTGGCAGGACGGCGAGACGGGCTACCCCATCGTCGACGCGGGGATGCGCCAGTTGCGCCGCGACGCGTGGATGCACAACCGCGTGCGGATGATCGTCGCCTCCTTCCTGACGAAGGACCTCCTGCTCGACTGGCGCGAGGGCTACGACTGGTTCCGGAGGAAACTGGTCGACCACAATCCCGCGAACAACAACGGCGGCTGGCAGTGGGCAGCGTCGACGGGGACCGACGCCCAGCCGTACTTCCGCATCTTCAACCCGATGACCCAGGGGGAGCGCCACGACCCCGACGCCGAGTACATCCGCGAGTACGTCCCCGAACTCCGGGGGGTCGACGCCGACCTGATCCACGACTGGCACGAACTCTCGCCGACCCAGCGCCGGCGGACCGCGCCGGAGTACCCCGCCCCCATCGTCGACCATAGCGAGCGACGGGAGCAGGCGCTGGCGATGTTCGAGCGGGCGCGGGGGGAAGCGGACTGA